From Luteolibacter yonseiensis, the proteins below share one genomic window:
- a CDS encoding lamin tail domain-containing protein — protein MKPRKNLFLPSLITLGALSLPLQAQLLVTEIQSDGLWDFWELTNTGTEAVDLGGYKWDDDSKNPADKDAVTIPSGTTIAAGESIVFAGAGVGTAETFRNQWGISTNVQVIVGGPNFGGGDGVAFFSPSNTELFFFSYAAGGFTRIDGSPSSGGHAGLSAGGLATQAMVWDSTSGTASPRYTFATGSNFGTFAAQSNAAVKGSPGYSGFGATAPSVTLSLNATLSTFPENAANPASVGTVTRTGDTTNALVVNLTSRDTTEATVPASVTIPAGSSSVNFDITAVNDTFPDGTKTATITAAAVEATSGTIALTVTDDGDVADTDFLLTELQSNQSTGSPANSNDYWELTNTGSATRDISGYSWHDSGRSGASAAVYKLPSGTTIAPGESVIFTTMPAADFRTWWNIPNTVQVFQSTGAPGLGKGDGISFFDAQQNELFFFSYAAGGFTREDGNPSINDHAGIAAGGTDASQALVWVPGSGKAAPRYAAATGSNHGTFKAAVGTDSGSPGNTLPGAPTVSIASSSAAEGNTGDSNLVLNVTRTDISTAFTVNYAVTGGTAESGTDYTLVSGTLTFAANGPATLPINILVHGDTTMEENETVVVTLSGVVNTTGATVLGTAEGTGTIMNDETAAGTLNLANYVRTGRYNLPEPTRTALPPGTATHNLLCQEASGVTYNWDTDTLFITGDGGRSVTQVSKTGTLINTMSLDLKSGAPQGTEFYDPEGITYIGNGEFVLSEERDRQLVKFTYAAGTTLTRANAKTVDLGTFDDNTGTEGLSWDPLTGGFIVLKEKSPIGVFQTTIDFNAGTASNGSPTTTNSTNLFDTTLLGMSDVADVFTFSNLPEMAGTPQEANMLILGQENARILNVSRSGVVSSSLNITADPGDIASSPNMQHEGITMDRAGNIYIVNENGGGDINFPQLWVYSPTNAQNTAPTAVAVNNAVTTIQENSSTASPVKLGDIGVSDDGLGANVLSLAGADAAAFEISGNALYLKAGVTLDFETKASYSITINVDDTSVGSTPDASVNFTLTVTDQVTETPVTAALAITEVSAWASGNSPVGSDWFELTNISGNTVDITGWKVDDSSNSAGSGGVLSGVTTIAPNESVIFLLEVGAGEFAAKSESFIETWFDGTAPAGFKIGYANASGLGLSTGGDAVNVFNASGVRQAGVTFGASDSTSPYQSFDNTVAINNGAISLLNQVGVHGAVLAPNSAEIGSPGYSAPGVLRITEVAPWSSGNSPIRADWFEVTNVGARAVNMTGWKVDDVSESIAGAAPLVGVPSIAPGESAIYIETANLETARTAFLSNWFGANPPAGLQVGNYSGDGLGLGTGGDAVNLFDSNGTRRAKVTFGIAPSAAPFGTFDNTAAADAGAVAHRSVPGINGAFIAASSAAEVGSPGSAAAGGNQGFSSWLAAKGLSSFGFGADTDGDGVSDGAEFFFNENPNSGTPSGNLPSLVSSNGALQLDFTHLTNTGAVNGELMVSGDLKTWTPALTGLDYTVASSIATGDETAVTYALPGTGPSAPGTAGVHLSPNTSDPVGASLGGVRIVNEGLVGVGRLTGNSEDKFGETQGASSGVVISDWAWNGSQFSGKLNVLPDRGYGDGISNYAARLHEVGFTFTPYYGAGPVSQNQVSMTYLDSTRFTYLDGGVEKFTSGLNPTGNSTLFGGQTVGTVTAANGEGGPLLNLLSFDAEAIYLFGDGSGFVSDEYGTYIARFNAAKQIVGITQLPEAARPYRPANTPNFDSVNPPTTGRRNNQGLEGMSVTPDGTRLFALLQSATVQDTDGTKQQTRNNARLFVYDIAGEKREAPVLIGEYVVKLPQIDLDPNAAPSALNGTAAQSEIVALGNSSFLMLPRDGNGLGKLNSTAITFKSVQLVDFASASNILGQYDGPTDQITITPGVLRPEIKAAATAEVINMLQQDDLGKFGLNTTIPANANTLNEKIEGMALVPDLSTEQQNDFFLFVGNDNDFQSPNVRMLDASGKFMTGPNNTPIDGRASKDINNVGITNDAMFYVWRLTIDAGGSKFFRFEVK, from the coding sequence ATGAAACCCCGTAAAAATCTATTCCTCCCTTCCCTCATCACGCTCGGAGCGCTCTCGCTTCCCCTCCAGGCGCAGCTGTTGGTCACCGAAATCCAGTCCGATGGCCTCTGGGATTTCTGGGAACTTACCAATACCGGGACAGAAGCTGTCGACCTGGGCGGTTACAAGTGGGATGATGACAGCAAAAACCCTGCGGATAAGGATGCCGTCACCATTCCTTCCGGCACCACCATCGCCGCAGGCGAGTCGATCGTCTTCGCAGGTGCAGGCGTGGGAACGGCGGAAACTTTCCGCAACCAGTGGGGGATTTCCACCAACGTCCAGGTCATCGTGGGTGGTCCTAATTTCGGTGGTGGCGACGGCGTCGCGTTTTTCAGCCCGTCCAACACCGAACTCTTCTTCTTCAGCTACGCCGCCGGTGGCTTCACCCGCATCGACGGCAGCCCGTCCAGCGGCGGCCACGCCGGGCTCTCCGCCGGTGGTCTCGCCACCCAGGCCATGGTATGGGATTCGACCTCAGGCACCGCCTCGCCGCGTTACACCTTCGCCACCGGCTCGAACTTCGGCACCTTCGCCGCTCAGTCAAATGCCGCCGTGAAGGGCTCTCCTGGCTACAGCGGCTTCGGAGCCACCGCTCCCTCCGTCACTCTTTCCCTGAACGCCACCCTCTCCACCTTCCCTGAAAACGCCGCCAATCCGGCGTCCGTCGGCACGGTGACACGGACAGGCGACACCACCAACGCCCTGGTGGTCAACCTCACCAGCCGCGACACCACGGAGGCCACGGTGCCCGCCTCGGTGACCATTCCCGCCGGTTCCTCCTCGGTGAACTTCGACATCACCGCGGTGAACGACACGTTCCCGGATGGAACGAAAACCGCGACCATCACCGCGGCCGCTGTGGAGGCTACATCCGGCACCATCGCCCTCACGGTCACGGACGACGGCGACGTGGCGGACACCGATTTCCTGCTGACCGAGCTGCAGTCGAACCAGTCCACCGGCAGTCCGGCAAACTCGAACGACTACTGGGAGCTGACGAACACCGGCTCGGCCACCCGCGACATCAGCGGCTACAGCTGGCATGACAGCGGCCGCTCGGGCGCCTCCGCCGCCGTTTACAAACTTCCTTCCGGCACCACGATCGCACCCGGCGAATCGGTGATCTTCACCACCATGCCGGCGGCGGACTTCCGCACCTGGTGGAACATCCCGAACACCGTGCAGGTATTCCAATCCACAGGCGCACCGGGCCTTGGCAAGGGCGACGGGATCTCGTTCTTCGATGCCCAGCAGAACGAACTGTTCTTCTTCAGCTATGCGGCGGGAGGCTTCACCCGCGAGGACGGAAACCCGTCCATCAATGATCATGCCGGTATCGCCGCGGGCGGGACCGATGCGAGCCAGGCGCTCGTATGGGTGCCGGGTTCCGGCAAGGCCGCGCCACGCTACGCCGCCGCAACCGGCAGCAACCACGGCACCTTCAAGGCGGCGGTCGGCACCGATTCCGGCTCCCCCGGCAACACCCTCCCGGGAGCTCCCACCGTCAGCATCGCCAGTTCCTCCGCTGCGGAAGGGAACACCGGAGACTCCAACCTCGTCCTCAACGTCACCCGCACGGACATCTCCACCGCCTTCACCGTGAATTACGCCGTCACCGGCGGCACCGCTGAATCGGGCACGGACTACACCCTCGTTTCCGGAACCCTGACCTTCGCGGCCAACGGCCCGGCCACGCTTCCGATCAACATTCTGGTTCACGGGGACACCACCATGGAAGAGAATGAAACGGTGGTCGTCACCCTGTCGGGCGTCGTGAACACCACCGGTGCCACCGTCCTCGGCACCGCCGAAGGAACCGGCACCATCATGAATGATGAAACCGCCGCCGGAACGCTGAACCTCGCCAACTACGTCCGCACCGGCCGTTACAACCTGCCGGAGCCGACCCGCACCGCCCTGCCACCGGGCACGGCCACCCACAACCTCCTCTGCCAGGAGGCTTCCGGTGTGACATACAACTGGGATACGGACACGCTCTTCATCACCGGTGACGGCGGCCGCTCGGTCACCCAGGTTTCCAAAACCGGGACGCTCATCAACACCATGTCGCTCGATCTCAAGTCGGGCGCTCCGCAAGGCACCGAGTTCTACGATCCGGAAGGCATCACCTACATCGGCAACGGAGAGTTCGTCCTCTCGGAAGAGCGTGACCGCCAGCTCGTGAAGTTCACCTACGCCGCCGGCACCACGCTGACCCGCGCGAACGCGAAGACCGTGGACCTGGGCACCTTCGACGACAACACCGGCACCGAAGGCCTCTCATGGGATCCGCTGACCGGCGGCTTCATCGTCCTCAAGGAAAAGTCTCCGATCGGCGTTTTCCAAACCACCATCGATTTCAATGCCGGAACCGCGTCCAACGGTTCCCCCACCACGACGAACTCCACCAACCTCTTCGACACCACGCTGCTCGGCATGAGCGATGTGGCGGATGTCTTCACCTTCTCGAACCTTCCCGAAATGGCGGGAACGCCGCAGGAGGCGAACATGCTCATCCTCGGCCAGGAAAACGCCCGCATCCTCAACGTCAGCCGCAGCGGGGTCGTCAGCAGTTCGCTCAACATCACCGCGGATCCCGGTGACATCGCCAGCTCGCCCAACATGCAGCACGAGGGCATCACCATGGACCGCGCCGGGAACATCTACATCGTCAATGAAAACGGCGGTGGAGACATCAACTTCCCGCAGTTGTGGGTCTACTCCCCGACCAACGCGCAGAACACGGCCCCGACAGCGGTGGCGGTCAACAATGCCGTCACCACCATTCAGGAAAACTCCAGCACCGCCTCTCCCGTCAAGCTGGGGGACATCGGGGTGTCCGACGACGGCCTCGGCGCGAACGTGCTGAGCCTCGCCGGTGCCGACGCGGCCGCCTTCGAAATCTCCGGCAACGCCTTGTATCTCAAGGCCGGTGTCACCCTTGATTTCGAAACCAAGGCCAGCTATTCCATCACCATCAACGTCGACGACACTTCGGTGGGTTCCACTCCGGACGCTTCGGTGAACTTCACCCTGACAGTGACCGACCAGGTGACGGAAACTCCGGTCACCGCCGCACTTGCCATCACGGAGGTTTCGGCATGGGCCAGCGGCAACAGCCCCGTGGGGAGCGACTGGTTCGAGCTGACCAACATCAGCGGCAATACCGTGGATATCACCGGCTGGAAAGTGGACGACAGCTCCAACTCCGCCGGATCCGGCGGTGTCTTGAGCGGGGTGACCACCATCGCTCCGAACGAGTCGGTGATTTTCCTGCTGGAAGTGGGCGCGGGTGAATTCGCAGCAAAGTCGGAGTCCTTCATCGAAACCTGGTTCGATGGAACCGCGCCGGCCGGTTTCAAGATCGGCTATGCGAATGCAAGTGGTCTTGGACTGAGCACGGGTGGTGATGCGGTGAACGTCTTCAACGCCAGCGGCGTCCGTCAGGCCGGTGTCACCTTCGGCGCTTCCGACAGCACCTCGCCATACCAGAGCTTCGACAATACGGTGGCGATCAACAACGGTGCCATCTCGCTGCTCAACCAGGTCGGTGTCCACGGTGCCGTCCTTGCTCCGAACTCCGCTGAGATCGGGTCACCGGGCTACTCGGCGCCGGGCGTCCTGCGCATCACCGAAGTCGCCCCATGGAGCAGCGGAAACAGCCCGATCAGGGCGGACTGGTTCGAGGTAACCAACGTGGGAGCCCGCGCGGTCAACATGACCGGCTGGAAGGTCGATGATGTTTCGGAGTCCATTGCGGGAGCCGCGCCGCTTGTCGGCGTCCCGTCCATCGCTCCCGGCGAATCGGCCATCTATATTGAGACCGCCAACTTGGAAACCGCCCGCACCGCCTTCCTGAGCAACTGGTTCGGCGCGAATCCGCCAGCCGGCCTTCAGGTCGGCAACTACAGCGGCGACGGTCTCGGACTCGGCACCGGCGGCGACGCGGTGAACCTCTTCGACAGCAACGGCACGCGTCGCGCGAAGGTCACCTTCGGAATCGCCCCGTCCGCCGCACCGTTCGGCACGTTCGACAACACCGCCGCGGCCGATGCCGGAGCGGTTGCGCACAGAAGCGTTCCCGGGATCAACGGAGCCTTCATCGCCGCGAGCAGCGCGGCTGAGGTCGGTTCTCCAGGATCCGCGGCAGCCGGTGGCAACCAAGGGTTTTCCTCATGGCTCGCCGCCAAAGGCTTGTCTTCGTTCGGATTCGGCGCGGATACCGATGGTGACGGCGTCTCCGACGGTGCGGAGTTCTTCTTCAACGAAAACCCCAACAGCGGAACGCCTTCAGGAAATCTGCCAAGCCTCGTTTCCTCAAACGGTGCCTTGCAGCTCGACTTCACCCACCTCACCAACACCGGCGCGGTGAATGGCGAGCTGATGGTTTCGGGCGATCTGAAAACCTGGACGCCCGCTCTCACGGGCCTCGATTACACGGTGGCCTCGTCCATCGCCACCGGCGACGAAACAGCCGTCACCTACGCATTGCCCGGCACCGGCCCTTCCGCTCCCGGCACTGCGGGTGTCCACCTCTCGCCAAACACTTCCGATCCGGTCGGAGCGTCGCTCGGTGGAGTCCGCATCGTGAACGAGGGTCTCGTCGGTGTCGGCCGCCTCACCGGAAACAGCGAGGACAAGTTCGGTGAGACGCAGGGCGCCTCCTCCGGCGTCGTCATCAGCGACTGGGCATGGAACGGCAGCCAGTTCAGCGGGAAACTCAATGTCCTGCCGGACCGTGGCTATGGCGACGGAATTTCGAACTACGCTGCCCGCCTGCATGAGGTCGGTTTCACCTTCACCCCCTACTACGGTGCCGGTCCGGTTTCGCAGAACCAGGTTTCCATGACCTATCTGGACTCCACCAGGTTCACTTATCTGGACGGAGGGGTGGAGAAATTCACCAGCGGCCTGAATCCTACAGGAAACTCCACGCTGTTCGGCGGTCAAACCGTCGGCACCGTCACCGCCGCGAATGGTGAGGGAGGCCCTCTGCTGAACTTGCTCAGTTTCGATGCTGAAGCCATCTATCTCTTCGGTGATGGTTCCGGTTTTGTCTCGGATGAGTACGGCACCTACATCGCCCGGTTCAACGCCGCGAAGCAGATCGTCGGGATCACGCAACTTCCGGAAGCCGCCCGCCCTTACCGCCCCGCGAACACGCCGAACTTTGACTCCGTCAACCCGCCGACCACGGGACGCCGGAACAACCAAGGCCTCGAAGGCATGTCCGTCACTCCGGACGGCACCCGCCTCTTCGCCCTGCTCCAGAGCGCGACCGTTCAGGACACGGACGGTACCAAGCAGCAGACACGGAACAACGCCCGCCTGTTCGTCTACGACATCGCCGGAGAGAAACGGGAAGCCCCGGTCCTCATCGGCGAATATGTGGTGAAACTGCCGCAGATCGACCTGGACCCGAATGCCGCTCCCTCCGCGCTGAACGGCACCGCCGCCCAGTCCGAAATCGTCGCCCTCGGCAACAGCTCGTTCCTGATGCTGCCGCGCGACGGCAATGGTTTGGGCAAGCTGAACTCCACGGCGATCACGTTCAAATCGGTCCAGCTTGTTGATTTCGCCTCCGCGAGCAACATCCTCGGCCAATACGACGGCCCCACCGATCAGATCACCATCACCCCTGGAGTGCTTCGCCCTGAGATCAAGGCCGCCGCCACTGCGGAAGTCATCAACATGCTCCAACAGGACGATCTCGGCAAGTTCGGCCTGAATACGACGATCCCCGCGAACGCCAACACGCTCAACGAGAAAATCGAAGGCATGGCCCTTGTGCCTGACTTGTCCACGGAGCAGCAGAACGACTTCTTCCTCTTCGTCGGAAATGACAACGACTTCCAATCGCCAAATGTGAGGATGCTCGACGCATCCGGCAAGTTCATGACCGGTCCCAACAACACTCCCATCGACGGTCGCGCCAGCAAGGACATCAATAACGTCGGTATCACCAACGACGCCATGTTCTACGTCTGGCGTCTCACCATCGACGCCGGTGGAAGCAAGTTCTTCCGCTTCGAAGTGAAATAA
- a CDS encoding RNA polymerase sigma factor — protein sequence MSQHSEPDDSTLLNDFRDTRNDAAFTEIVRRHLPLVFHVALRRLGTTALAEEAAQHAFARLAAKVASVCHHPERLRAWLHRTAYFEASTLARKETRLSRLPITPRSDPPSMDRPEIYDRLDEALGKLPELDRELVLRHCCGGEDYRRMAAAVGKSEAACQKRVERALARLGQGLGGTRTAGIVFAAFAATNGKSQAMPAAERVAAAALKYHSTTGGATGAISGIQFAACATLALAGAVAGWPRYEPPPPPPAEVRSFAARSREAVRKTAADSDGPAFGPHPAGISRSLVDVLESIQAGQLAPLIEFLPHATVADLRAIMAEDDLRDLSEGSGTFGTAHGLAALRWVEMDPVNAFEYGVSRSDRLATRMLERWMTMDGAAAEVAFRSLSADTRQLLARNMVTQNNRIADALAAADTAIAWTVTEERIVRPDPEMELQGYQQTVDRLFSPTHREEPMEPEAGEIGFAFHRLAEMNPEAAIAQAKLLPWPGLKISVLARLSEHFDVASADLPAGPLRAKALARETRELMAGDEAAAVRSLREASPGAERDAIYQVVANGLSGGDPWRLLDLVSSLPGRLKSGYWTGSDPLDCVLIQAGKENPKRALGYLSAICTRVSRYGGPQEYAKKIVCGWLQKDPAAAITWAGEAGMGLGHEELGTTKIQPEIIAGLLANENPSVSGIARFALGPIFEDSLANGTVRELIRKIPQAEADRSLRHCAMATVGKGGYERAMEIAAEASPTARQNEILPAIARSVWRKDPESGLKWLQSLAPEDQSAILHGMEHYLGANPSNDSDQFREALQQLKP from the coding sequence ATGTCCCAGCACTCTGAACCAGACGACAGCACCTTGCTGAATGACTTCCGCGACACGCGGAACGACGCCGCCTTCACGGAAATCGTCCGACGGCATCTGCCATTGGTCTTTCATGTCGCGCTCCGACGCCTGGGGACCACCGCGCTGGCGGAGGAAGCGGCTCAGCACGCCTTCGCCCGGCTCGCGGCCAAGGTGGCCTCGGTCTGCCACCACCCCGAGCGGTTGCGGGCATGGCTTCACCGCACCGCCTATTTTGAAGCCAGCACCCTTGCCCGCAAGGAAACCCGGCTTTCCCGCCTGCCCATCACCCCCCGGTCCGACCCGCCATCGATGGATCGTCCGGAAATCTATGACCGGTTGGATGAGGCTCTTGGGAAGCTCCCCGAACTCGACCGCGAACTTGTCCTCCGCCACTGTTGCGGCGGAGAGGACTACCGGCGGATGGCGGCGGCGGTCGGGAAATCCGAGGCCGCCTGCCAGAAGCGTGTGGAGAGGGCGCTCGCCCGCCTCGGACAGGGACTCGGTGGAACGAGGACGGCCGGCATCGTGTTCGCCGCCTTCGCCGCGACGAATGGAAAAAGCCAGGCGATGCCCGCTGCGGAACGTGTCGCCGCGGCAGCGTTGAAATATCACTCCACCACCGGCGGTGCCACCGGTGCCATTTCCGGGATTCAGTTCGCCGCCTGCGCGACCCTCGCCCTGGCAGGTGCTGTCGCGGGCTGGCCAAGGTATGAACCACCTCCGCCGCCGCCCGCCGAAGTGAGATCTTTCGCCGCCAGATCCAGGGAGGCCGTGCGGAAAACGGCGGCGGACTCCGACGGACCCGCGTTCGGACCTCATCCAGCAGGAATCTCCCGCTCGCTGGTGGATGTGCTGGAATCCATCCAGGCGGGCCAGCTCGCCCCCCTGATCGAATTTCTCCCCCACGCCACCGTTGCGGATCTCCGGGCGATCATGGCGGAAGATGACCTCCGCGATCTGTCCGAAGGATCGGGCACCTTCGGCACCGCGCACGGGCTGGCCGCGCTGCGCTGGGTGGAAATGGATCCTGTGAACGCGTTCGAGTACGGGGTTTCCCGTTCGGACCGGCTCGCCACCCGGATGCTTGAGCGATGGATGACGATGGACGGGGCGGCGGCTGAGGTGGCTTTCCGAAGCTTGTCGGCGGATACACGGCAGTTGCTGGCGAGAAACATGGTGACGCAGAACAACCGGATCGCCGATGCGCTTGCGGCGGCGGATACGGCCATCGCCTGGACTGTGACGGAGGAGCGGATTGTCCGGCCGGACCCGGAGATGGAATTGCAGGGTTACCAACAAACGGTCGACCGGCTTTTTTCCCCCACCCATCGTGAGGAGCCGATGGAGCCGGAGGCCGGAGAAATAGGGTTCGCCTTTCACCGCCTGGCGGAGATGAACCCGGAAGCCGCCATCGCCCAAGCAAAACTCCTGCCCTGGCCCGGGCTGAAAATCAGCGTGCTTGCCAGGCTCTCGGAACATTTCGACGTCGCATCCGCCGATCTGCCCGCGGGGCCGTTGCGTGCGAAAGCCCTCGCACGTGAGACCCGGGAACTTATGGCGGGCGACGAGGCGGCGGCCGTCCGGAGCCTGCGCGAGGCTTCTCCGGGAGCGGAGCGGGATGCCATCTACCAGGTCGTCGCAAACGGCCTCTCAGGTGGCGATCCGTGGAGGTTGCTGGATCTCGTCAGTTCGCTTCCAGGAAGGTTGAAGAGCGGCTACTGGACTGGCTCGGATCCCCTGGATTGTGTTTTGATCCAGGCGGGGAAAGAGAATCCGAAACGGGCCCTGGGTTATCTTTCCGCGATCTGTACCCGTGTCTCCAGGTATGGAGGACCGCAGGAGTATGCGAAAAAAATCGTCTGCGGATGGCTTCAGAAAGACCCGGCCGCAGCCATCACCTGGGCGGGAGAAGCGGGAATGGGCCTCGGTCACGAAGAACTTGGCACGACGAAAATCCAGCCGGAGATCATCGCCGGTCTCCTGGCGAACGAAAATCCCTCGGTCAGCGGGATCGCCCGATTCGCCCTCGGTCCGATTTTCGAGGATAGTCTGGCCAACGGCACCGTCCGGGAATTGATCCGGAAAATCCCCCAAGCGGAAGCGGACCGTAGCCTCCGGCACTGTGCGATGGCAACGGTCGGCAAGGGCGGTTACGAGAGGGCGATGGAGATTGCCGCCGAGGCCTCTCCCACCGCCCGTCAGAACGAGATTTTGCCGGCGATCGCACGGTCGGTGTGGCGGAAGGATCCGGAGTCGGGATTGAAATGGCTCCAATCCCTCGCTCCCGAAGATCAATCCGCGATCCTCCACGGGATGGAGCACTATCTGGGTGCGAATCCGTCCAATGACTCGGATCAGTTCCGTGAAGCCCTTCAACAGCTCAAGCCATGA